The following proteins are co-located in the Streptomyces bottropensis ATCC 25435 genome:
- a CDS encoding putative leader peptide, whose translation MRLDLTRRRHVDLARVSSASCRSAA comes from the coding sequence ATGCGACTGGACCTCACGCGGCGACGCCATGTCGACCTCGCGCGCGTCTCCAGTGCCTCCTGTCGCTCCGCGGCCTGA
- a CDS encoding MMPL family transporter: protein MSTTPRRARRLVPLLLIAVWLVVGGVLGPYAGRLGEVATNDQAAFLPRSAESTEVIAAQRAFRQDETLVAIVVWTGEGLAERRAAADRALSSLDGTPGVTGQVSPALLSEDRAALRGVVPLRPDLGDALPGTLERIRTAAEHVPGTTVQLAGPAASQADLSDAFAGIDGLLLAVALLTVLVILLLVYRSVLLPLVIILGAVFALGLACAVVYALADRGMVRVDGQVQGILSILVIGAATDYALLLTARFREELGAHTDRFAAMRAALRQSWGAIVASAATVALGLLALLLSDLTNNRALGPVGAIGIGCAVLATLTFLPAVLVALGRAAYWPAAPGGPSAAPRAGEGVWRRVAGLVDRAPRRVWALTLAALLAGAAFAPTLTAKGVPLDETFVNDAPSVAAQKTLGDHFPGGSGNPAVVVVDADRLARVLAAARDTDGVATAAAVDRTGRPGGEPLVVDGRVRVDVTLDAAADSDAAKRTVARLRTALHAVPGADALVGGYTAQRYDTLRTAERDRTLIVPVVLALILLILTGLLRSLLLPVLLVATVALNFLATLGVCALVFQHVLGFTGTDPSVPLYGFVFLVALGVDYNIFLMSRVREEALLHGTRQGVLRGLVSTGGVITSAGVVLAATFAALGVIPLAFLAQIAFIVAFGVLLDTLVVRSLLVPALVRDLGERAWWPGSVGSGGTRHTVTDEQRPMTSNR from the coding sequence ATGTCCACCACCCCTCGACGCGCCCGCCGGCTCGTTCCCCTCCTGCTGATCGCCGTCTGGCTCGTCGTCGGAGGAGTCCTCGGCCCCTATGCCGGCCGCCTCGGCGAGGTCGCCACCAACGACCAGGCCGCGTTCCTGCCGCGCAGCGCGGAATCCACCGAGGTCATAGCCGCCCAGCGGGCCTTCCGGCAGGACGAGACGCTCGTGGCGATCGTCGTGTGGACCGGCGAGGGCCTGGCCGAGCGGCGCGCCGCGGCCGACCGGGCACTGTCCTCCCTCGACGGCACTCCCGGCGTGACGGGACAGGTCTCACCCGCCCTGCTCTCCGAGGACCGGGCGGCACTGCGCGGTGTCGTCCCGCTGCGGCCCGACCTCGGCGACGCCCTGCCCGGCACCCTGGAGCGGATCCGGACCGCGGCCGAACACGTTCCCGGCACCACCGTCCAGCTGGCGGGCCCCGCCGCCAGTCAGGCGGACCTCTCCGACGCGTTCGCCGGGATCGACGGCCTGCTGCTCGCCGTCGCGCTCCTGACCGTGCTGGTGATCCTGCTCCTCGTCTACCGCAGCGTGCTGCTCCCGCTGGTGATCATCCTGGGCGCGGTGTTCGCCCTGGGCCTCGCCTGCGCGGTCGTGTACGCGCTCGCCGACCGGGGCATGGTCCGGGTCGACGGCCAGGTCCAGGGCATCCTGTCGATCCTCGTCATCGGCGCGGCCACCGACTACGCCCTCCTGCTCACCGCCCGGTTCCGGGAGGAACTCGGCGCGCACACCGATCGGTTCGCCGCCATGCGGGCCGCCCTGCGGCAGTCCTGGGGCGCCATCGTGGCCAGCGCCGCGACCGTCGCCCTCGGCCTGCTCGCCCTGCTGCTCAGCGACCTCACCAACAACCGTGCGCTCGGCCCGGTCGGCGCCATCGGCATCGGCTGCGCCGTCCTCGCCACGCTCACCTTCCTGCCCGCCGTCCTCGTCGCGCTCGGCCGCGCCGCCTACTGGCCCGCCGCGCCGGGCGGTCCTTCGGCCGCCCCGCGTGCCGGTGAGGGCGTGTGGCGGCGGGTCGCCGGCCTCGTCGACCGGGCGCCGCGCCGGGTGTGGGCGCTGACCCTGGCCGCGCTGCTGGCCGGGGCCGCCTTCGCGCCCACGCTCACCGCCAAGGGCGTCCCCCTGGACGAGACCTTCGTCAACGACGCGCCCTCCGTCGCCGCCCAGAAGACCCTCGGTGACCACTTCCCCGGCGGCTCGGGCAACCCCGCCGTCGTCGTCGTGGACGCGGACCGGCTGGCGCGGGTGCTCGCCGCGGCCCGCGACACCGACGGCGTCGCGACGGCGGCCGCCGTCGACCGGACCGGCCGACCCGGCGGCGAGCCCCTGGTCGTCGACGGGCGGGTACGGGTCGACGTCACCCTGGACGCCGCCGCGGACAGCGACGCCGCGAAGCGGACGGTGGCCCGCCTGCGGACCGCCCTGCACGCCGTGCCCGGCGCCGACGCCCTCGTCGGCGGCTACACCGCACAGCGGTACGACACCCTGCGCACCGCCGAACGCGACCGCACGCTGATCGTCCCCGTCGTCCTCGCCCTCATCCTGCTCATCCTGACGGGCCTGCTGCGCTCCCTACTGCTGCCCGTCCTGCTGGTCGCCACGGTCGCCCTGAACTTCCTCGCCACACTGGGCGTCTGCGCGCTCGTCTTCCAGCACGTCCTCGGGTTCACCGGCACCGACCCCTCCGTGCCGCTCTACGGGTTCGTCTTCCTGGTCGCGCTGGGCGTGGACTACAACATCTTCCTGATGTCCCGGGTCCGCGAGGAGGCACTGCTGCACGGCACGCGCCAGGGAGTGCTGCGCGGGCTGGTCAGTACGGGCGGGGTCATCACCTCCGCGGGCGTGGTGCTCGCCGCGACCTTCGCCGCGCTGGGCGTCATCCCGCTCGCCTTCCTCGCCCAGATCGCCTTCATCGTGGCCTTCGGTGTCCTCCTCGACACCCTCGTGGTGCGTTCGCTCCTGGTGCCGGCGCTGGTACGGGACCTCGGCGAGCGCGCCTGGTGGCCGGGGAGCGTGGGGTCCGGCGGGACGCGGCACACGGTGACCGATGAACAACGACCGATGACCAGCAACCGATGA
- a CDS encoding adenosine deaminase, which yields MTVPRIDADTIRRLPKVVLHDHLDGGLRPATLVELAAQVGHTLPETDPQALAAWFYEAANSGDLVRYIATFEHTLAVLQTREGLLRAAEEYVLDLAADGVVYGEVRYAPELNTTGGLTMSEVVETVQEGLAAGMAKAAAQGTPVRVGTILCGMRMFDRVREAADLAVVFRDAGVVGFDIAGAEDGFPPADHLAAFEHLRRESVPFTIHAGEAHGLPSIHQALQVCGAQRIGHGVRLTEDIVDGKLGRLASWVRDRRIALEMCPTSNLQTGAADSIAGHPITALKDLGFRVTLNTDNRLVSGTTMTREMTLLVDEAGWTLDDLRTVTVNALKSAFVPFDERNALIEDVVLPGYASAS from the coding sequence ATGACCGTGCCCCGCATCGACGCCGACACCATCCGCCGCCTCCCCAAGGTCGTCCTGCACGACCACCTCGACGGCGGTCTGCGCCCCGCCACGCTCGTGGAACTCGCCGCGCAGGTCGGTCACACCCTCCCGGAGACCGACCCGCAGGCGCTCGCCGCCTGGTTCTACGAAGCCGCCAACTCCGGTGACCTGGTGCGCTACATAGCCACCTTCGAGCACACCCTCGCCGTGCTGCAGACCCGTGAGGGACTGCTGCGGGCCGCCGAGGAGTACGTGCTCGACCTGGCCGCCGACGGTGTCGTCTACGGCGAGGTGCGCTACGCCCCCGAGCTGAACACGACGGGCGGGCTCACCATGAGCGAGGTCGTCGAGACCGTCCAGGAGGGCCTGGCCGCGGGTATGGCCAAGGCGGCGGCCCAGGGCACCCCGGTCCGCGTCGGCACGATCCTGTGCGGGATGCGCATGTTCGACCGCGTCCGCGAGGCCGCCGACCTGGCGGTGGTCTTCCGGGACGCCGGCGTCGTCGGCTTCGACATCGCGGGCGCCGAGGACGGCTTCCCGCCCGCCGACCACCTGGCCGCGTTCGAGCACCTGCGCCGCGAGAGCGTTCCCTTCACCATCCACGCCGGCGAGGCCCACGGGCTGCCCAGCATCCATCAGGCCCTCCAGGTCTGCGGCGCCCAGCGCATCGGCCACGGCGTCCGCCTCACCGAGGACATCGTCGACGGCAAGCTCGGCCGCCTCGCCTCCTGGGTCCGCGACCGCCGGATCGCCCTGGAGATGTGCCCCACCTCCAACCTCCAGACCGGCGCCGCCGACTCCATCGCCGGGCACCCGATCACGGCGCTGAAGGACCTCGGCTTCCGCGTCACCCTCAACACCGACAACCGTCTGGTCTCGGGCACCACCATGACCCGGGAGATGACCCTGCTCGTCGACGAGGCCGGCTGGACCCTCGACGACCTGCGCACGGTCACCGTCAACGCCCTCAAGAGCGCCTTCGTCCCGTTCGACGAGCGCAACGCCCTCATCGAGGACGTCGTCCTGCCGGGCTACGCCTCCGCCTCCTAG
- the ssuE gene encoding NADPH-dependent FMN reductase: MATVLSVSGSPSVSSRTAKLVRHLDARLVAQGHEVVPLDIRTIPAEALLGADFRHPAIVEATELFERADGIVIGTPVYKAAYSGVLKALLDLLPQYALTGKTVLPLATGGTTAHVLAIDYALRPVLSSMGARHIVPGWFTLDKDIAVGEDGSVTVAPATAEALDQVVDQFLTALGPAPVLAAVS, translated from the coding sequence ATGGCCACCGTCCTGTCCGTCTCCGGCAGCCCCTCCGTCTCCTCCCGTACCGCGAAGCTCGTGCGCCACCTCGACGCGCGTCTGGTCGCCCAGGGGCACGAGGTCGTCCCGCTCGACATCCGCACGATCCCGGCCGAGGCCCTGCTCGGAGCGGACTTCAGGCATCCGGCCATCGTCGAGGCCACCGAACTCTTCGAGCGGGCGGACGGGATCGTCATCGGCACCCCCGTCTACAAGGCCGCCTACTCCGGAGTCCTCAAGGCCCTGCTCGACCTGCTCCCGCAGTACGCCCTCACCGGCAAGACCGTGCTGCCCCTGGCCACCGGCGGCACCACCGCCCATGTCCTCGCCATCGACTACGCGCTGCGGCCGGTGCTCAGCTCCATGGGCGCCCGGCACATCGTCCCCGGCTGGTTCACCCTCGACAAGGACATCGCCGTGGGGGAGGACGGCTCGGTCACGGTCGCCCCGGCCACGGCCGAGGCCCTCGACCAGGTCGTCGACCAGTTCCTCACCGCCCTCGGCCCGGCGCCGGTACTGGCCGCCGTGAGCTGA
- a CDS encoding transcriptional regulator yields the protein MSAARDDVQAFAASLTRLKERTDRSYGQLARRLNMNTSTLHRYCAGDTVPLDFAPVERFAVLCGATGEERLELHRLWLSAMVTRQRVRGAGSDAAGAGAAGPEAGRPGVSEPGATASGTAASGVGAPTPEAGAPVEAAGLTEAAGGSVAAAGPSRAGGTGSGAGPSAADGASESVQPSAAGGASEPVEASDSSDLSDPSDPSEPAEPSGAAESPDSAQAADPGRSDTPAGAGQTPPEQEGASLTPPDVLSAPAPDPARRPWHRRRRTLVSGAVVAVLLVTLGGIAALPSGRPPADSAAPGGGPAPGRTTSGAQRPSTAPTSPSPSPQGTRSPSGTASPTPTEPRSSPTKGGETGKARPRATGVPLTWTADSQVWNLGCGHDYVIAKPPKEVPPPPPPQDAGAWAATQGAVHGRNTIVDITVQGRKSAAVVLTALRVRVVGRTAPAAGTAYAMDQGCGGRVSPRYFDVDLDKNRPIARPVDGADLDIPLPAVRFPYSVSADDPEVLMVSAQTETCDCQWYLELEWSSEGRTGTVRIDDGGRPFRTTAIKGLPRYTYATENHRWVPLTD from the coding sequence GTGTCGGCAGCACGGGACGACGTCCAGGCGTTCGCGGCGTCGCTCACGCGTCTCAAGGAACGCACGGACCGCAGCTACGGGCAGCTCGCCCGGCGCCTCAACATGAACACCTCCACGCTGCACCGCTACTGCGCGGGCGACACCGTGCCGCTCGACTTCGCACCCGTCGAGCGCTTCGCCGTCCTGTGCGGGGCGACGGGGGAGGAGCGGCTGGAACTTCACCGGCTGTGGCTGTCGGCGATGGTGACACGCCAGCGGGTGCGGGGGGCCGGGTCGGACGCTGCCGGGGCCGGGGCGGCGGGGCCGGAGGCTGGCCGGCCGGGGGTGTCTGAGCCCGGAGCGACCGCGTCAGGAACGGCCGCGTCGGGGGTCGGCGCGCCGACGCCGGAAGCAGGCGCGCCGGTCGAGGCGGCGGGGTTGACCGAGGCCGCCGGGGGGTCGGTCGCGGCCGCGGGGCCGTCCCGAGCTGGGGGGACCGGCTCTGGCGCCGGGCCGTCCGCAGCCGACGGGGCGTCCGAGTCCGTCCAGCCGTCCGCAGCCGGCGGGGCGTCCGAGCCCGTCGAGGCATCAGATTCGTCCGACCTGTCCGACCCGTCCGACCCGTCCGAACCCGCCGAACCGTCCGGGGCCGCAGAGTCGCCCGATTCCGCGCAGGCGGCGGACCCGGGACGGTCCGACACCCCCGCCGGGGCGGGGCAGACGCCCCCGGAGCAGGAGGGAGCCTCGCTGACCCCACCGGACGTGCTCTCGGCCCCGGCCCCCGATCCGGCCCGCCGCCCCTGGCACCGTCGTCGACGTACGCTCGTCAGCGGGGCCGTCGTCGCGGTGCTCCTCGTGACCCTGGGCGGCATCGCCGCCCTGCCGTCCGGGCGTCCCCCGGCGGACAGCGCCGCCCCGGGCGGCGGCCCGGCACCCGGGCGTACGACATCGGGTGCCCAGCGCCCGTCGACCGCGCCCACGAGCCCGTCGCCTTCCCCGCAGGGCACCAGGAGCCCTTCCGGCACGGCCTCGCCCACCCCCACCGAGCCCCGGAGCAGCCCCACCAAGGGCGGCGAGACCGGCAAGGCGCGGCCCCGGGCCACCGGGGTGCCGCTGACCTGGACGGCCGACTCACAGGTCTGGAACCTCGGCTGCGGGCACGACTACGTCATCGCCAAGCCGCCGAAGGAAGTTCCCCCGCCCCCGCCGCCGCAGGACGCGGGCGCCTGGGCCGCGACGCAGGGGGCCGTGCACGGGCGGAACACCATCGTGGACATCACCGTGCAGGGGCGGAAGTCCGCGGCCGTCGTCCTGACGGCGTTGCGGGTGCGCGTCGTCGGACGCACCGCTCCCGCCGCGGGCACCGCCTACGCGATGGACCAGGGCTGCGGAGGCCGGGTCAGCCCCCGGTACTTCGACGTCGACCTGGACAAGAACCGGCCGATCGCCCGCCCGGTCGACGGCGCCGACCTGGACATCCCGCTGCCCGCCGTGCGATTTCCGTACAGCGTGTCCGCCGATGATCCGGAGGTCCTGATGGTCAGCGCTCAGACGGAGACCTGTGACTGCCAGTGGTACCTGGAGCTGGAGTGGTCCTCCGAGGGCCGTACCGGCACGGTCCGGATCGACGACGGCGGCCGGCCGTTCCGCACGACCGCGATCAAGGGACTGCCGCGCTACACGTACGCCACCGAGAACCACCGGTGGGTGCCCCTCACGGACTGA
- a CDS encoding acyl-CoA dehydrogenase family protein translates to MTTSPHPLVVQARRLAAEVLAPRAERVDQEGVPADSVEAIKRSGLLGVSAPVAYGGSGAPPSVARETAEILAGACCSTWFVQTQHHTPVLTLMKSELPARERLLAKLAGGELLSGVAYAHLRRYPQVPVRAVPKRGGWLFHGTVPWYTGWGLNDVMMLAGVTDADEVVFAFAEAREQSGLKASAPLRLAALTAARTVSLHLDGLWIPDDAVALHAPYESWAAGDRPKPTNASPAVFGVAESALALLDQDDPLTKGLRLRVDKVRRQAYALADHPAPHEHMEERLALKTKAFDLMRTATTAAVVAGGGRALDLDNRAQRLAREALFLLVQGQTAEVRRAHLGSLSAAY, encoded by the coding sequence ATGACCACGTCACCGCACCCCCTCGTCGTCCAGGCGCGCCGACTCGCCGCCGAGGTGCTCGCGCCTCGGGCGGAGCGCGTCGACCAGGAGGGGGTGCCCGCCGACAGCGTCGAGGCGATCAAACGCTCGGGGCTGCTCGGGGTGAGCGCGCCGGTGGCCTACGGCGGGTCGGGCGCTCCCCCCTCCGTGGCGCGGGAGACCGCCGAGATCCTCGCGGGGGCCTGCTGCTCCACGTGGTTCGTACAGACCCAGCACCACACGCCCGTGCTGACCCTGATGAAGAGCGAACTCCCCGCTCGTGAACGCCTGCTGGCGAAGCTGGCCGGCGGCGAACTGCTGTCCGGCGTCGCGTACGCGCATCTGCGCAGGTATCCGCAGGTACCGGTCCGGGCGGTGCCGAAGCGCGGTGGCTGGCTGTTCCACGGCACGGTGCCCTGGTACACGGGGTGGGGCCTCAACGACGTGATGATGCTGGCCGGGGTGACGGACGCGGACGAGGTGGTGTTCGCCTTCGCCGAGGCCAGGGAGCAGTCCGGGCTGAAGGCCTCCGCGCCCCTGCGGCTCGCGGCGCTCACGGCCGCCCGTACCGTCTCGCTCCACCTCGACGGGCTGTGGATCCCCGACGACGCGGTGGCCCTGCACGCCCCGTACGAGTCCTGGGCCGCCGGCGACCGCCCCAAGCCCACCAACGCCTCACCGGCGGTCTTCGGGGTCGCCGAGTCCGCCCTCGCCCTGCTGGACCAGGACGATCCCCTGACCAAGGGGCTGCGCCTCCGGGTGGACAAGGTGCGGCGACAGGCCTACGCCCTCGCCGACCATCCCGCGCCCCACGAGCACATGGAGGAGCGGCTCGCCCTGAAGACCAAGGCGTTCGACCTGATGCGCACGGCGACCACCGCCGCGGTCGTCGCCGGCGGCGGACGCGCGCTCGACCTGGACAACCGGGCGCAACGCCTGGCCCGCGAGGCCCTGTTCCTGCTCGTGCAGGGCCAGACCGCCGAGGTGCGCCGGGCCCACCTCGGCTCCCTGTCGGCCGCCTACTGA
- a CDS encoding GNAT family N-acetyltransferase, producing the protein MTDQRAVSVVRWPGRTASTGGGPAPLLAAYHLRTEAEKGDPVTDAAELPDRYRAEITDPGSAFAGDVVLLALDGDTPVGCVVVTAPTRGRSEIKRLWTDPAFRGRGAATALLDAALAHAADLGADTVRLSVWQWRTGAIALYGRLGFHVTESWDERERLVCMERAM; encoded by the coding sequence ATGACCGATCAGCGCGCTGTCTCCGTCGTCCGGTGGCCGGGCCGCACCGCGTCCACCGGGGGCGGCCCGGCCCCGCTGCTGGCCGCCTACCACCTGCGGACGGAAGCCGAGAAGGGCGACCCCGTCACCGATGCGGCGGAGCTGCCGGACCGCTACCGGGCGGAGATCACCGACCCGGGATCCGCGTTCGCCGGCGATGTGGTCCTGCTGGCCCTGGACGGCGACACCCCGGTGGGCTGCGTGGTGGTGACCGCCCCCACCCGCGGACGGTCGGAGATCAAGAGACTCTGGACGGACCCGGCGTTCCGGGGCCGGGGCGCCGCCACCGCCCTCCTCGACGCCGCCCTCGCGCACGCCGCCGACCTCGGCGCGGACACCGTACGGCTGTCGGTGTGGCAGTGGCGGACCGGGGCCATCGCCCTGTACGGGCGACTCGGCTTCCACGTCACCGAGTCGTGGGACGAGCGCGAGCGACTGGTGTGCATGGAACGCGCCATGTGA
- a CDS encoding VOC family protein — translation MRRIALVTLVVDDYDEAIRFYTEALGFRLVEDEPRPGGSRWVVVEPGSEGQGGGLLLAKARDEAQRGRIGDQTGGRVGFFLHTDDFARDHARMRAAGVTFLEEPRHEPYGSVAVFEDLYGNRWDLLQPAAD, via the coding sequence ATGAGACGCATTGCCCTGGTCACCCTCGTGGTCGACGACTACGACGAGGCGATCCGCTTCTACACCGAGGCGCTCGGCTTCCGGCTCGTGGAGGACGAACCGAGACCGGGCGGGAGCCGCTGGGTCGTCGTCGAGCCGGGGAGCGAGGGGCAGGGCGGCGGACTGCTGCTCGCCAAGGCCAGGGACGAGGCCCAGCGCGGCCGGATCGGCGACCAGACCGGCGGGCGCGTGGGCTTCTTCCTGCACACCGACGACTTCGCCCGCGACCACGCCCGGATGCGGGCCGCCGGTGTCACGTTCCTGGAGGAACCGCGCCATGAGCCGTACGGCTCCGTCGCCGTCTTCGAGGACCTGTACGGCAACCGCTGGGACCTCCTCCAGCCCGCCGCCGACTGA
- a CDS encoding glycoside hydrolase family 19 protein yields the protein MSRRRISAVLTALVIGGSTPLLLPAQSASAAPCSSYASWVAGKSYVTGNIVRYTDGKAYIAEHDNPGYDPTISTWYWEPYACDNGPGNPSGFVVSEAQFNQMFPNRNSFYSYSGLRAAMSAYPAFATTGSDTVKRQEAAAFLANVDHETGGLVHIVEQNTANYPTYCDWSQSYGCPAGQAAYYGRGPIQLSWNFNYKAAGDALGLNLLGNPWLVQNDSAVAWKTALWYWNTQRGPGSMTGHNAMVTGAGFGHTIRSINGSLECDGKNPAQVQSRVSAYQRFVQILGTSAGGNLYC from the coding sequence GTGTCGAGGCGCCGTATCTCCGCCGTACTGACCGCGCTGGTCATCGGCGGTTCCACACCGTTGTTGCTGCCCGCCCAGAGCGCGTCAGCGGCTCCCTGTTCCAGCTACGCGAGCTGGGTGGCCGGCAAGTCCTACGTCACCGGCAACATCGTGCGCTACACCGACGGCAAGGCGTACATCGCCGAGCACGACAACCCGGGGTACGACCCCACCATCAGTACCTGGTACTGGGAGCCGTACGCCTGTGACAACGGGCCCGGCAACCCCTCCGGATTCGTGGTGAGCGAGGCGCAGTTCAACCAGATGTTCCCCAACCGGAACTCGTTCTACTCGTACAGCGGGCTGCGGGCGGCCATGAGCGCCTACCCTGCCTTCGCCACCACCGGCAGCGACACCGTCAAGAGGCAGGAGGCCGCCGCCTTCCTCGCCAACGTCGACCACGAGACCGGCGGTCTCGTCCACATCGTCGAGCAGAACACCGCCAACTACCCCACCTACTGCGACTGGAGCCAGTCCTACGGCTGCCCGGCAGGGCAGGCCGCCTACTACGGGCGCGGTCCCATCCAGCTCAGCTGGAACTTCAACTACAAGGCGGCCGGCGACGCGCTCGGCCTGAACCTCCTGGGCAACCCCTGGCTGGTGCAGAACGACTCGGCCGTCGCCTGGAAGACCGCCCTGTGGTACTGGAACACCCAGCGGGGCCCCGGCTCGATGACCGGCCACAACGCGATGGTCACCGGTGCGGGCTTCGGGCACACGATCCGCAGCATCAACGGCTCGCTGGAGTGCGACGGCAAGAACCCGGCGCAGGTGCAGAGCCGGGTGAGCGCGTACCAGCGGTTCGTCCAGATCCTCGGCACCTCGGCGGGCGGCAACCTGTACTGCTGA
- a CDS encoding LLM class flavin-dependent oxidoreductase, producing MSLTFHWFLPTNGDSRHVVGGGHGTPATASGRDRPPTVAYLGQIARAAEDLGFVGALTPTGAWCEDAWLTTAMVSQHTERLKFLVAFRPGFVSPTLAAQMASTFQRHTGGRLLLNVVTGGESHEQRAYGDFLDKDARYRRTGEFLHVVRGLWEGGTVDLDGEHLRVEDARLARLPDPVPEVYFGGSSPVAGEIAARYADVYLTWGEPPARVAEKIAWIKGLAAKEGRTLRFGIRLHVITRDTAEQAWAEANRLLDGFDAGTVRSVQAGLARSESEGQRRMLALHGGSRDGLEIHPNLWAGIGLVRGGAGTALVGSHDEVADRVKEYHALGIDEFVLSGYPHLEEAYWFGEGVLPRLAAQGLWQHPFSPPPAASAQVPFAGRSA from the coding sequence GTGTCCCTCACCTTCCACTGGTTCCTGCCCACCAACGGCGACAGCCGCCATGTCGTCGGCGGCGGCCACGGCACCCCCGCCACCGCCTCCGGCCGGGACCGGCCGCCGACGGTCGCCTACCTGGGGCAGATCGCCCGCGCCGCCGAGGACCTGGGATTCGTCGGCGCGCTCACCCCCACCGGTGCCTGGTGCGAGGACGCCTGGCTGACCACCGCGATGGTCAGCCAGCACACCGAACGCCTGAAGTTCCTGGTCGCCTTCCGCCCCGGCTTCGTCTCGCCCACCCTCGCCGCCCAGATGGCCTCCACCTTCCAGCGGCACACGGGCGGACGGCTCCTCCTCAACGTCGTCACCGGCGGCGAGAGCCACGAGCAGCGCGCCTACGGCGACTTCCTCGACAAGGACGCCCGGTACCGTCGTACCGGCGAATTCCTGCACGTCGTCAGGGGGTTGTGGGAGGGCGGTACCGTCGACCTCGACGGCGAGCACCTCCGGGTCGAGGACGCGAGGCTGGCCCGGCTGCCCGACCCGGTGCCCGAGGTGTACTTCGGCGGCTCCTCGCCCGTCGCCGGGGAGATCGCCGCCCGGTACGCCGACGTCTACCTCACCTGGGGCGAGCCGCCGGCCAGGGTGGCCGAGAAGATCGCCTGGATCAAGGGGCTGGCGGCGAAGGAGGGCCGTACCCTGCGCTTCGGGATCCGGCTGCACGTCATCACCCGCGACACCGCCGAACAGGCATGGGCGGAGGCGAACCGGCTGCTCGACGGTTTCGACGCCGGGACCGTACGGTCCGTGCAGGCCGGACTCGCCCGCAGCGAGTCGGAGGGCCAGCGGCGCATGCTCGCCCTGCACGGTGGCAGCCGGGACGGCCTGGAGATCCACCCCAACCTCTGGGCCGGCATCGGCCTGGTGCGCGGCGGCGCGGGCACCGCGCTGGTCGGCAGCCACGACGAGGTCGCCGACCGCGTCAAGGAGTACCACGCCCTCGGCATCGACGAGTTCGTCCTCTCCGGTTACCCCCACCTGGAGGAGGCGTACTGGTTCGGCGAGGGCGTCCTCCCGCGCCTCGCCGCCCAGGGCCTGTGGCAGCACCCCTTCTCCCCGCCGCCGGCCGCCTCGGCGCAGGTGCCGTTCGCCGGCCGGTCGGCGTGA
- a CDS encoding mycothiol transferase has translation MDVKDVLIDAFGRIREEVHAVVDGLAQADLHARPAPDANSVAWLVWHLTRIQDDHVADAAGREQVWLSQGWEKRFGLALPARDTGYGHSPAQVAQVRVGSGDLLTGYLDAVHEQTGEFVRGVDADALDRIVDERWTPAVTLGVRLVSVLADDLQHVGQAAYVRGLVRREGGQEPVRRPPRTSGGL, from the coding sequence ATGGATGTGAAGGACGTTCTCATCGACGCGTTCGGCCGGATCAGGGAGGAGGTCCACGCCGTCGTGGACGGACTGGCCCAGGCCGACCTCCACGCCCGGCCCGCCCCCGACGCCAACTCCGTCGCCTGGCTGGTGTGGCACCTCACCCGGATCCAGGACGACCATGTGGCCGACGCCGCCGGACGGGAGCAGGTCTGGCTGTCCCAGGGCTGGGAGAAGCGTTTCGGGCTGGCCCTGCCGGCCCGGGACACGGGCTACGGGCACAGCCCGGCGCAGGTGGCGCAGGTACGGGTCGGCTCGGGTGACCTGCTCACCGGATACCTCGACGCCGTGCACGAACAGACGGGGGAGTTCGTGCGCGGCGTCGATGCCGACGCCCTCGACCGGATCGTGGACGAGCGGTGGACGCCGGCCGTCACCCTCGGCGTACGCCTGGTCAGTGTCCTGGCCGACGACCTTCAGCATGTCGGCCAGGCGGCGTACGTACGAGGGCTGGTCCGGCGCGAGGGCGGTCAGGAACCCGTCCGGAGACCTCCGAGGACCTCCGGAGGCCTCTAG